The following DNA comes from Daphnia carinata strain CSIRO-1 unplaced genomic scaffold, CSIRO_AGI_Dcar_HiC_V3 NW_026452945.1, whole genome shotgun sequence.
aaaacggattgccgtaTTGCCATATgtactcttgtttttggttaacgaTATGGATGCAATTACATTCAATGAGCGATGCCTGGAAGATGACTACTACTACACATTAGTTTGCGATGATTCCTCCAGTGTAAGTTTCGGTCAGATTtgtgctgtttgttctttttttttagttctttatattcacttcatacataaataggttgaccaaatattaacggaatacaaacacagagtattacgttgtcatcctgataagaatccatatgacaagtccactactcagtttcaaaaacttcaggtaaatagattctgcacattaaccaagtaatgtgatagatacagttaatttctggtcattccaacaggaagctaaggaggtgctctgtgacccagaaaagcgaaatgattatggcagatggaaaacaagtggaataacaatttcatacaagcaatggattgtcataaataaacga
Coding sequences within:
- the LOC130690950 gene encoding J domain-containing protein-like, with translation MDAITFNERCLEDDYYYTLVCDDSSSVDQILTEYKHRVLRCHPDKNPYDKSTTQFQKLQEAKEVLCDPEKRNDYGRWKTSGITISYKQWIVINKRSTAVSIICATSGC